DNA sequence from the Peromyscus eremicus chromosome 7, PerEre_H2_v1, whole genome shotgun sequence genome:
ttacactcccaccagcagtggaggagtgttctccttgctccatatcctctccaacataagctgtcaccaATGTTTTTGAtcgtagccattctgacaggtggctAATACTcttttaaatagaccaataagataaatattttgatACACATGTCATGtaatatgtgtatttttactATATTGTCAAATTACTCTCTACTATGTTAAACATTCCCCAACTAACAAGAGTTGTTGACTTTTTTTCTGAAACTATCTGGTTTccatgttcttttaaaatatccaagTCTGGTCTGAAGATAGTACAGATGTTGCTtgaaagtgttttttttaatataaagtaaATGTATATTGGTCATTTTGAAGTACTACATTATATCATTAGCTTAGTGGGttgataaaaatttcaaattccATTTTGCAAGTGCTCTGATAATCTACAAGCCACCATCAATAAACACTTAGAGGGTACATATAAACTTCATGATCACAGAATCTACCAATGAAGAATGCATCTTGTGTTGGTCTTCCAAACTCTTCTCATACAAGTAGTATTTTGAGCTCTGCCAATTCAATAATGAAGTCCAGTTAGCAGAGGTCAGTCATGGTCCATTGTTTCTCTTCCACAGTGGTGAAGAATATAACTAAATGTATGCCAATAGATTTTTCCCTGGGAACTATCCAAGTTAGAAGAAAGCACAATGCCTCTGCTGTTGAGATACAAGTACAACATCTATGGGGAAATTATTCTTTGCCCTGAAGGGTAGCAGGACTAAGTGAAGTATATGGGATACACAGTGCAGCAGTTTCAATAGGATAGCTACTATATTGACAAGCCAGCCAGTTGGTCAGCTACTTATAGTCAGAATTACACCATGGAAAACAATTCTATGAATCGAGTTacaaatagaaatgaaagaaaatatttattattcttgTTGGTTCTTAATCTGATAAAATTTAATTACTGTGCATTATAAAAAGCAATATGCATGACAACACATATGACAGAGAATTTGAGAGGggggaaatctttaaaaataaaacataatcctTTGTTTTAAATTGAAGTTTAAAGTACAAACCTTGCACTCATCCTCAAAAGTTGTGATCAGCATTAATTTTAAGGTTCTAgatgtttcttcctcttcctctgatcGTGCAGTCATCCCTTGtccaaaggaaatggagaagctTAAGAAACAATTTTATGGAATGTATGCTTTGATGAGGGACCATAATCTCCCCAGAATGCTttaagtctctgtctctctgaaacacacacacacacacacacacacacacacacacacacacacacacggcgggggggagagacagacagcggtagagatagatagagaaagaGCACAGGGACAgtcccagaggcagagagatgggggaagagagagaatacaGATGATGCACAAAAGTGTACTCATTTCTCTGTTTTAAACTTAGAACCTCAGACAATATAATGAGAGCATAATGGGGTCTGGAAACCATTCAACGGTAACCGAGTTCATCTTGGCTGGACTCTCAAGCAAACCAGAGCTGCAGCtacccctgctcctcctcttccttggaaTCTACCTGCTCACAGTGCTGGGAAACCTGGGCATGATCATCCTGATCCTGCTCAGCTCCCACCTGCACAcgcccatgtacttcttcctcagcaGTCTGTCCTTCATTGACCTCTGCCATTCTACTGTCATTACCCCCAAAATGCTGGTGAACTTTGTGACAGTGAAGAACATCATCTCCTACCCTGAATGCATGACTCAGCTCTACTGCTTCCTTGTTTTTGCTATTGCAGAATGTCACATGTTGGCTGCAATGGCATATGACCGCTATGTTGCCATCTGTAATCCTTTACTTTACAATGTTGTCATGTCTCATCATCTCTGCTTATGGCTCACAGTGGGAGTTTATACTTTGGGTTTTATTGGGTCATCAATTCACACAGGCTTTATGTTAAAGTTGGTTTTTTGCAAGACCAATGTGATAAACCATTATTTTTGTGATCTTTTTCCACTCTTGGAGCTATCATGCTCCAGTATATATGTCAATGAACTGTTGGTTCTTTTCTTGAGTGCATTAAATATCCTGACACCTGCCTTGACCATCCTTATGTCCTACATCTTCATCATGGCCAGCATCCTGCGCATCCGTTCCACTGAGGGCAGGTCCAAAGCCTTCAGCACCTGCAGCTCCCACATCTCTGCTGTTGCTATCTTCTTTGGTTCTGCTGCATTCATGTACTTACAGCCATCATCAGTAAGCTCAATGGAACAAGGGAAAGTATCATCTGTGTTTTATACTACTGTTGTTCCCATGCTGAACCCATTGATCTACAGCCTAAGAAATAAGGATGTCAaatcagccataaagaaaattcTTAACAGGTGAACATGATAGACTCATGAATGGAGTTGTTGTCATATTAGAAacaggtattttgcctgtgtttgAGATTTGTTAGCCttactttatgtatttttagaATATCAATGACGCTTTCCTATGTAACCCTTACACAATTCTCATTTATATCATCTTTGAACTTATATTGCAATGTCCAAAGAGTGTATAGAATGAAAAAAACTCTTAAGGCTTAAAGAGCCAAAGTTCTATGTTTTAATAATAATGCCAATGATGATAGTGATGGCAATGAAACCTATTATGAGGATGAGGATAATGATGATAGTTTTAGTATTCATCCTTGagatttttcaaaatataatgtGCACCCAAAACTTCAAATGGATACTTTATATAATAATATCTCTCAGAGCAAGTCTTAGTGTTATTCACATATTTACAAGTGAAAAAAATGTATGCTCAGAGTCTTGAACATAAGAAGTAATTGAGCATATAGAGTTTGGATGCTATACCATGATACTACTCAAAATGATTTTTGGTTTGGGTAATTTTAAATAGATATAAAGCCTTGTGTTCAGCTGAATTCCCTGAtgtcaagtatttaaaaaaaactgcttCAGTGTTGCCTAAAGTGATAGAAATAATATTATTGTCAAcagaaatttttaatgaaaagaaaatggtgtTGTAAACCTGTTAGTGACTATTATATTATTTGAATAATCCATTGCATACTGGTGGGTATGTCAACATTGTTTTGCATTTGGGGGTTCTATTTTCAATATACTGTCTTCCTATGAACTTTGATATCATTTGCTATGTGTACTATTGAGTCATCCGTATCATTGAGGGATCTATTAGAATGAATACCAAAATCACATGGGACAGTTCATCTCAAATCCATTCATCTTGCCTGTCTTTTTCTACTAATTGATATAAACTCAAGTGAATTCTCAACCATGATGATAATCCCATCATCCAAGTGGAAATACTAAACTCCTTTACTATGTGCACTCAATAATAGCAAAAATCAGAGCTGGATAATAGCTTTAATTTCTAGtttgaaatttatatcaaatCTATATCTTACTTCGGCAACTTaatcaaaactttaaaatttgagTTACAGATATAGTTACATGCTGTGATTGTTCAAGTAAACATATCCCCTTCTTTGCCCTTTGCTTTTCCTTGTTGTATTTGTCTGTTTATTATCTACTGTACTAAAAATTAATTGATGCATTGTGGCTCTGTAGATCTACATGGTTACATCCATGCCTCTAGGACCTAGAATACTTCTTGCCAGAGTAAGTCCATAATTATTATTTCCACTTCTGGAAAATCAGATACTGTCTTTTAAGATAAGTATCTAAAAATTCTGTAACAATTAATGTATGGTTAAACTCCATAACTTTCAAAAATTCCTCAAGGATCTTCAAGATAATGTGGACATTCTTACTGATTATGTACAAAAATATTAAAGGTTCAATCCAGAGTCCTTCTGTGACAATTCCCAGTAAAAGggtaacatgattttttttttttagacatggtttctctgtagctttggagcctttcccaggctggcctcaaactcacagagatccacctgtctctgcctcccaagtgctgtgattaaaggcgtgtgccaccaccaccaccaccaccaccaccaccaccaccaccaccacacaattAACACGATTTTTGTATTCTTCTATTAACAGCCAAGAAGACTCTGatacaatattcttttttttttaaatattttcattcatgtgTCATGGGGATACAGAAATATAATACgtagtaaatatattttattaagggTTAAATTTAGTAAATATGATGAGAGAATTTATTTGGTTAGCTATTCAATCCAACAAACACTATCTGTGTGCTAGAGaagcaaaaacataaacaaacaaaaaacagtagtCATTGTAAGAATTAGAATGTCTCAGTAGTCACAATCCAGCAGAGGGCATAGAAGCTCCCTGGAGAGTCACTAGCACTCTGTCAAAAGTTCTAACAAACTGGAATCTGAAGTGTACAGATGATAGCAGCAGCAACAGACATAATCAGAAAGGAGAGCCGCTAGAAGTTTCATGctgccttcctctcttccagTTATTTTCAACCTGGAACAGCACCTTTAGATTGTGCCTCCCATTTTCAGAAGGGgtcttttttctcccttctgttGCTGTCCTTCATGTAAATCATCCCTGGAAATGTACCACATACACACCCAGAGGCATGCCTAACTATTCCTAGACCTCTCTTAATCTGGTCAAGTTAAAAAAACTAACTACTGCGGGTTAGTATAATTACTTTGACTGCTTGTCAGATAATATAGTCCACTTTATCTGTATGTTTTATTCACAGGCTCCTCACCATACAAACTGTGGTTTTATCATAACTTCATTTGAAAGTAAGATGGGTGAATGGCCTTAGCTCTACAACACTGTCCCCAGGAAGCTTTCAAATTCACATCctctttttatgtatatattcatatatacatgcatacatatatatatatatatatatatccccattATATAAAGATAAGCTATTCAGTCTGTATGTTACTTGAATATTATACTTCTTTTCACATTACAGTGATCACCATTATTCATTCTGACCCTAAATcgtattttttttgttgttgttgttttttgtttttgttttttcgagacagggtttctctgtgtagctttgcgcctttcctggaactcactttggagaccaagctggcctcgaactcacaaagatctgcctgcttctgcctcccgagtgctgggattaaaggcgtgcaccaccaccgcccagcctaaatCATATTTAAATGCATCTTAAAATCTTCCAACTCTACTGCTACTTCTCAATTATCAATTGAGAACCCATCAGCTGTCACTACCATTAATCAACTCTCAAGATGAATTTTCTTTGGGTGTTCACTCTTAAAAGTTcttaaaataagtaatttaattttattacattcatttatggggggggggtgccGTAATGAGCATGTCTGGTACAGGTGAagatcagaagagagtgttgcTTTCTGTGTTACTGAAGCTACTgatggtggtgagctgccatgtgtgtgctgggaactgaactcagatcctctgaaagaatatAAGATACTCTTattcactgagtcatttctccaacccTTCAAACAGCTATTTAACACAGTCGTTAAAtgagaattctttcttttattctcctctcaaacaatatatcccaaccacagct
Encoded proteins:
- the LOC131914239 gene encoding putative olfactory receptor 8G3; translation: MGSGNHSTVTEFILAGLSSKPELQLPLLLLFLGIYLLTVLGNLGMIILILLSSHLHTPMYFFLSSLSFIDLCHSTVITPKMLVNFVTVKNIISYPECMTQLYCFLVFAIAECHMLAAMAYDRYVAICNPLLYNVVMSHHLCLWLTVGVYTLGFIGSSIHTGFMLKLVFCKTNVINHYFCDLFPLLELSCSSIYVNELLVLFLSALNILTPALTILMSYIFIMASILRIRSTEGRSKAFSTCSSHISAVAIFFGSAAFMYLQPSSVSSMEQGKVSSVFYTTVVPMLNPLIYSLRNKDVKSAIKKILNR